The following proteins are encoded in a genomic region of Gimesia algae:
- a CDS encoding DUF1501 domain-containing protein, protein MPNKLLSRRTALQNMALGVSAWSTSSWLPTLVKAAAETGSQPKSVILIWLNGGPATIDLWDLKPGNKNGGPFQEIETQAPGMKISEHLPALAKQASDFSIIRSMSTREGDHSRARFVTMTGYTPQGAIKFPALGSLVANEFHVENDIPSNDIPSYVHIGGRPAVGGGGFLGPQFAPFVVGGRSRRGGPDSADLKVADLAPASPAQQAERLQLQAGLNSLSSMPASLVTDTLESSRNRALRLMNPKAASVFDLEQEDAALRQAYGTGSFGQGCLMARRLVERGVSFVEVSLNGWDTHSDNFERVKELSQQLDRGCASLLNDLRQRGLLKDTLIVCQGEFGRTPRINGQSGRDHWPSSWSMMLAGAGIRGGQVVGQTSEDGTKIESRPTRTADLMATVFRGIGLDPRKQNMSNVGRPIRLADPDGKAIEELL, encoded by the coding sequence ACTGCCTTACAAAATATGGCGCTGGGGGTCTCTGCCTGGTCCACTTCCAGCTGGTTACCCACGCTGGTAAAAGCGGCTGCAGAAACAGGCAGTCAACCCAAATCGGTGATTCTGATCTGGTTGAACGGCGGCCCGGCGACGATCGACCTGTGGGACTTGAAACCCGGAAATAAGAATGGCGGTCCCTTTCAGGAAATCGAAACACAAGCACCGGGCATGAAGATCAGTGAGCATCTGCCTGCCCTGGCTAAACAGGCGTCTGATTTCTCTATCATTCGATCCATGTCGACCCGCGAAGGGGATCATTCCCGCGCCCGTTTTGTGACGATGACCGGCTACACACCTCAGGGCGCCATCAAGTTTCCCGCGCTTGGTTCATTGGTCGCTAATGAATTCCATGTCGAAAATGATATCCCCTCCAATGATATCCCCTCCTATGTGCACATCGGCGGACGACCGGCTGTTGGCGGAGGAGGTTTTCTGGGGCCACAATTCGCTCCGTTCGTGGTCGGTGGGCGCAGTCGTCGGGGAGGTCCAGACAGCGCCGATCTGAAAGTCGCCGATCTCGCTCCCGCATCTCCCGCGCAGCAGGCAGAACGACTCCAGCTACAAGCGGGCTTGAACTCACTATCGTCCATGCCTGCTTCCCTGGTAACTGACACTCTGGAATCGTCCCGCAATCGGGCACTGAGGTTGATGAACCCCAAGGCGGCGTCGGTGTTCGACCTGGAGCAGGAAGATGCTGCCCTCCGTCAAGCCTACGGCACCGGTTCGTTTGGGCAGGGATGCCTGATGGCGCGTCGCCTGGTGGAACGAGGCGTGAGTTTCGTTGAGGTCTCACTGAATGGCTGGGACACGCATTCCGATAACTTTGAACGCGTGAAGGAACTGTCGCAGCAACTGGATCGTGGCTGTGCCTCTCTGCTGAATGATCTGCGTCAACGCGGATTACTTAAAGACACCCTGATTGTCTGCCAGGGAGAGTTTGGTCGCACACCTCGCATTAACGGTCAGTCCGGTCGAGACCACTGGCCTTCGTCCTGGTCGATGATGCTGGCCGGTGCGGGAATTCGTGGCGGCCAGGTCGTCGGTCAAACGAGCGAAGACGGCACAAAAATCGAATCCAGGCCGACGCGAACAGCGGACCTGATGGCCACCGTCTTCCGTGGGATTGGGCTTGATCCCAGAAAACAAAATATGTCAAACGTGGGCCGACCGATTCGACTGGCAGACCCGGATGGTAAAGCGATTGAGGAGTTGCTATGA
- a CDS encoding EF-hand domain-containing protein — MRTVLFVMLSILTTGMQVNAGQDKAEQQPTTLLALSEAGQTRLIDIQVSVDHLPYDKYWTKTFDALFNFADCNSDGVLSEAELRLVPSARAVRLSLGSAFTPPVASLQSLKEIVADETQKCSREQLKQYYLSHGAGRLQIGSGKLTNTAAITAALIQTLDTDKDGILSQVELQNAETALRRLDTNDDELIGVGELVPNATYPGTWAARALRPATEVDLSSTNENRLVLKQLLTRPADPSMEKSLWQINIADQLADQPLKVATNAQCKSWSVPGPQKELFHELREEIANAAAEPPEESTGNSSRNRRSSRAWLTPLADRDSDGKLSQQEIDRWLELQKQLIHGQLLISVYYGGGLFELLDTNHDAGLSIRELRSAWQILDSASCTSENHADLTRVPNVVLFVVSQGYPQSLARTSTPEVEWFRLMDRNRDGDVSRREFTGSPAAFDRLDQDHDGLISPDEAGKAN, encoded by the coding sequence ATGAGAACCGTTTTATTTGTCATGCTGTCTATCCTGACCACCGGCATGCAAGTGAATGCGGGGCAGGACAAAGCCGAGCAGCAGCCAACGACATTGCTGGCACTAAGTGAAGCCGGACAGACACGCTTGATCGATATCCAGGTGAGCGTAGATCATCTGCCCTACGACAAGTATTGGACAAAGACATTCGACGCTCTCTTCAATTTCGCCGACTGTAATTCCGATGGCGTTCTGAGCGAAGCAGAACTTCGACTCGTTCCTTCTGCACGCGCGGTACGGTTATCGCTGGGCAGCGCCTTTACTCCGCCGGTCGCATCCCTGCAATCTCTTAAAGAAATCGTTGCAGATGAGACGCAGAAGTGTTCCAGGGAACAGCTCAAGCAGTATTATCTGAGCCACGGTGCCGGCAGGTTGCAGATCGGCTCTGGTAAACTCACTAATACAGCAGCAATCACTGCGGCGTTGATTCAGACTCTCGACACAGACAAGGATGGCATACTTTCGCAGGTCGAACTGCAAAACGCGGAAACTGCGCTGCGGCGGCTTGATACCAACGATGATGAACTGATTGGCGTTGGTGAACTCGTCCCTAATGCAACCTATCCCGGAACCTGGGCTGCCAGGGCCCTGCGACCGGCCACAGAAGTTGATCTCTCTTCCACGAACGAGAACAGACTTGTTTTGAAGCAGTTACTGACACGCCCTGCTGATCCTTCGATGGAGAAATCACTCTGGCAGATTAATATCGCCGACCAGCTTGCAGATCAACCTTTGAAAGTTGCTACGAACGCACAATGTAAGAGCTGGAGTGTTCCAGGACCGCAAAAAGAACTCTTTCATGAGTTACGTGAAGAAATTGCTAACGCCGCAGCCGAGCCCCCTGAAGAATCGACGGGAAATAGTTCGCGAAACCGGCGTTCCTCTCGTGCGTGGCTGACTCCGCTGGCCGACCGCGATTCGGATGGAAAACTCTCTCAGCAGGAAATCGATCGCTGGCTGGAACTGCAGAAACAGTTGATTCATGGCCAGCTCCTGATCAGCGTTTATTATGGAGGCGGACTTTTTGAATTACTGGATACCAATCACGATGCTGGACTGTCAATTCGCGAATTAAGAAGTGCCTGGCAAATTTTGGATTCCGCTTCCTGCACTTCAGAAAATCATGCTGATCTCACTCGGGTTCCCAACGTAGTACTGTTCGTTGTAAGCCAGGGCTATCCCCAGAGTCTCGCCAGGACATCTACGCCAGAGGTAGAATGGTTTC